One part of the Sulfolobus tengchongensis genome encodes these proteins:
- a CDS encoding helix-turn-helix domain-containing protein — translation MSTPIKIVNFSILHEDGWSPETKKYEVIAESLNKTFNRGTFSFYLLIWGSDAKKFIEDIRNKNQILNLEVLGLTKKFGILRLEHKNTNTITSLVKRYRGIILSERISNGLEKWTVAINAKSLRKFREKLNEYGEIVNYSEKSPNEITPPPLLTEKQVEALRFALSKGYFDYPKKIRGEDIAKLLGMKTPTFVYHLRNAEKSILEFYLDNFIEDL, via the coding sequence ATGAGTACTCCCATTAAAATAGTTAATTTTAGTATATTACATGAAGATGGTTGGTCTCCGGAAACTAAAAAATATGAAGTAATAGCCGAATCGTTAAATAAAACATTCAATAGAGGTACATTCTCTTTTTATCTGCTTATATGGGGTAGTGATGCGAAAAAATTTATTGAAGATATAAGAAATAAAAACCAAATACTTAATCTTGAGGTTCTAGGTCTCACTAAAAAATTCGGAATTCTCAGGTTAGAGCACAAGAATACTAATACTATTACGAGTCTTGTAAAGAGATATAGGGGAATAATATTATCCGAAAGAATAAGTAATGGATTAGAAAAGTGGACAGTAGCAATAAATGCAAAAAGTTTGAGAAAGTTCAGAGAGAAACTTAATGAATATGGGGAAATAGTAAACTACAGTGAGAAGTCACCAAATGAAATTACCCCACCTCCACTCTTAACTGAAAAACAAGTAGAGGCTCTGAGATTTGCATTAAGTAAAGGGTACTTCGATTATCCTAAAAAGATAAGAGGCGAGGATATAGCTAAATTATTGGGAATGAAAACCCCGACTTTCGTATACCACCTAAGAAATGCTGAGAAATCTATCCTAGAATTCTATTTGGATAATTTCATAGAAGACTTGTGA
- a CDS encoding transposase encodes MSSEERRYTRDWSKYDENLITRYEMIFPYYVFEHWYELLEEDNKKAKTRPYKAPLMFNQFLAFLYVFFTYREIEGILRALYKMGIIPVYLDYKTIHLRLKNMQLDFNKVKDEVELISDGTGISVEQGGRYIRAKWKKGGKGKFLKIVVHVDANSMKVLKAEVENSEVKSAVKVIKEVSEGGGRVTKFYGDKAYDSNAIYDLVPEVVIPPKRSANVDRASPRRRDTILEYRESPRDWSRKRGYGKRWRVEVVISAVKRMFGDGIRARGVLQGKAALLKFWVYHVMREMADFLVGEVHAVRVA; translated from the coding sequence ATGTCCTCTGAGGAAAGGAGATACACTAGAGATTGGTCAAAGTACGACGAGAACCTCATAACTAGATACGAGATGATATTCCCCTACTACGTGTTTGAACATTGGTACGAACTTCTAGAGGAGGATAACAAGAAGGCAAAAACAAGACCCTACAAAGCACCACTCATGTTCAACCAATTCCTAGCCTTCCTCTACGTATTCTTCACATACAGAGAAATAGAGGGAATTCTGAGAGCACTATACAAAATGGGAATAATACCAGTATACCTAGACTACAAGACAATCCACCTAAGACTAAAAAACATGCAACTAGACTTCAACAAAGTCAAGGATGAAGTAGAACTAATAAGCGACGGCACGGGAATAAGCGTTGAACAAGGAGGTAGGTACATAAGGGCAAAGTGGAAAAAGGGAGGAAAGGGAAAGTTCCTCAAAATAGTAGTTCACGTTGATGCTAATTCCATGAAGGTTTTGAAGGCTGAGGTTGAGAACTCTGAAGTTAAGTCGGCAGTTAAGGTAATTAAGGAGGTAAGTGAAGGGGGTGGGAGGGTTACGAAGTTTTATGGGGATAAGGCTTATGATTCTAATGCTATTTATGATCTAGTTCCTGAGGTTGTGATTCCGCCTAAGAGGTCGGCTAATGTGGATAGGGCTAGTCCGAGGAGGCGTGATACTATTTTAGAGTATAGGGAGTCGCCACGTGATTGGAGTAGGAAAAGGGGTTATGGTAAGAGGTGGAGGGTTGAGGTTGTGATATCTGCTGTGAAGAGGATGTTTGGTGATGGGATTCGCGCTAGGGGTGTTCTTCAAGGTAAGGCTGCTCTTTTGAAGTTTTGGGTTTATCACGTTATGAGGGAGATGGCTGATTTCTTGGTGGGTGAGGTTCACGCGGTTCGCGTGGCGTAG
- a CDS encoding xanthine dehydrogenase family protein molybdopterin-binding subunit has product MEEKKFKWIGKPMKAVEDYRFITGKGVYVDDIDFPGEVLYVAILRSPYAHARLLKVDVSNALKIPGVKAVVTGEDAVKYTNPIPAYAVSKFKPEEYVLAVNKVRYVGDPIAAVAATDRATAEDAIEAIEVEYEPLKPVVNPEEAMKLDAPLLYESYGTNVVAHYEAKWGDVEKAFKEADLVIKEKLILQRYSSTPLEPVAVVAQYDKNNDKYTFWANAQMPGHVMMVLSQMLRVPTTNIRLIIPDIGGGFGIKTRPWRQMVIPALLARKVTPSYVKYIETRTEHMMAAGMSAGLVAYIEVAVKKDGRILGFKLHDINDDGASIQYAGTYASMHATLINGCYDIRNIEWTSDTVLTNTCPSMPNRGVGKPGIVYIIERMIDIVARELGMDPAEIRFKNFIPKEKFPYVTPSGRVYDSGNYAETLRKALEVFEYQKWREYQKEMISKGKYVGIGICSYVHGASATAREIEGVSVKIDPTGKVFVESGSPDMGTSHATAYTQILADFLGVNPSDVVMLHFDSERNPWTPYSGTHANKFSGPDIEVMVEAAQKLRERLIKLASFKLNVDPDLIELSDGRAYHKYDPSKSVSIAELAKTAYQNPGLLPDIEAGLEVTVIGSTKKAMEAFVQNAQYEIGALHQLVTGHGSPTGYLTYPNSVHIAAIEIDPDTGQINVLKYVIVHDIGKVINPLVVEGQVHGGLFHGIGAAIYEEFKYDSNSVCSI; this is encoded by the coding sequence ATGGAGGAGAAAAAGTTTAAGTGGATAGGCAAGCCTATGAAAGCTGTAGAGGATTATAGGTTTATTACCGGCAAGGGAGTTTATGTGGATGATATAGATTTTCCTGGGGAGGTTCTATATGTAGCGATCTTAAGGAGCCCTTATGCTCACGCTAGATTATTAAAGGTAGATGTGAGTAATGCCCTTAAAATACCTGGTGTTAAAGCAGTTGTTACTGGAGAAGACGCAGTAAAATACACTAACCCAATTCCCGCATACGCTGTATCAAAGTTTAAGCCGGAAGAGTACGTATTAGCTGTGAATAAGGTACGTTATGTTGGTGATCCAATAGCTGCTGTGGCCGCAACAGATAGGGCTACTGCAGAGGATGCCATAGAGGCAATTGAAGTTGAGTATGAGCCCTTAAAGCCTGTGGTAAATCCGGAAGAGGCTATGAAACTTGATGCTCCATTGTTATATGAATCCTATGGTACTAATGTCGTTGCACATTATGAAGCGAAATGGGGGGATGTGGAGAAGGCGTTTAAGGAGGCTGACTTAGTTATAAAAGAGAAATTGATACTACAAAGATATAGTTCTACTCCATTAGAACCAGTAGCAGTAGTTGCCCAATACGATAAGAATAACGATAAATACACTTTTTGGGCCAATGCACAAATGCCCGGCCATGTAATGATGGTATTATCACAAATGTTAAGAGTACCTACTACTAATATTAGGTTAATAATCCCCGATATAGGTGGAGGATTTGGAATAAAAACCAGACCTTGGAGACAAATGGTCATTCCAGCCCTACTAGCAAGAAAGGTTACACCATCTTATGTAAAGTACATTGAAACAAGAACAGAGCATATGATGGCGGCTGGAATGTCTGCAGGATTAGTGGCATATATTGAGGTTGCAGTGAAGAAGGATGGTAGGATTTTAGGTTTTAAACTGCACGATATTAACGATGACGGTGCATCTATACAATACGCAGGTACATACGCTTCAATGCACGCAACCTTAATAAATGGATGTTATGATATAAGGAATATAGAATGGACTAGCGACACAGTTTTAACTAATACATGCCCCTCAATGCCTAATAGGGGTGTGGGAAAACCCGGTATTGTGTATATTATAGAGAGAATGATAGATATTGTGGCTAGAGAATTGGGTATGGATCCTGCAGAGATAAGGTTTAAGAATTTCATACCTAAAGAAAAGTTCCCTTATGTAACACCTAGTGGTAGAGTTTACGATAGTGGTAATTACGCTGAGACATTGAGGAAAGCCCTAGAAGTTTTTGAGTATCAGAAGTGGAGAGAGTACCAGAAGGAAATGATAAGCAAAGGAAAATATGTAGGGATAGGTATATGCTCATATGTACATGGTGCCTCGGCTACAGCCAGGGAAATAGAGGGAGTTAGCGTAAAAATAGATCCTACGGGTAAAGTTTTCGTAGAATCTGGTTCACCAGATATGGGTACATCTCATGCGACAGCCTATACTCAAATTTTAGCTGACTTCCTAGGTGTCAATCCCAGTGATGTCGTAATGTTACATTTCGACTCTGAAAGAAACCCATGGACACCTTACTCAGGGACTCACGCCAATAAGTTCTCTGGCCCTGATATAGAAGTAATGGTTGAAGCGGCACAAAAATTGAGAGAACGATTGATAAAATTGGCATCTTTCAAATTAAATGTAGATCCAGATTTAATAGAATTGTCTGATGGTAGAGCTTATCATAAATACGATCCTTCAAAGAGTGTAAGTATAGCTGAATTGGCAAAAACAGCATATCAGAATCCCGGACTTTTGCCAGATATTGAAGCCGGTTTAGAGGTTACTGTAATAGGGAGTACTAAAAAAGCAATGGAAGCTTTTGTACAAAATGCCCAATATGAAATAGGAGCATTACACCAATTAGTAACTGGTCATGGATCTCCAACCGGGTATTTAACGTATCCTAATAGTGTACATATAGCAGCCATAGAAATAGATCCAGATACTGGTCAGATAAATGTGTTAAAATATGTAATAGTCCATGATATAGGAAAAGTAATAAATCCATTAGTAGTTGAGGGCCAGGTTCACGGTGGATTATTCCATGGAATAGGAGCAGCAATCTACGAAGAATTTAAATATGATAGCAATAGTGTGTGTAGTATCTGA
- a CDS encoding LSM domain-containing protein — protein sequence MPDSKEALENLLDKSVLIIVKGNVKIKGTLKGFDNHLNILLEDAEEIANETKNRKLGTLIIRGDGIEYIYPAE from the coding sequence ATGCCTGATAGTAAGGAGGCTTTAGAAAACTTATTGGATAAGAGTGTCTTGATTATAGTTAAAGGTAATGTGAAAATAAAGGGAACCTTAAAAGGATTTGATAATCATCTCAATATCTTATTGGAAGATGCAGAAGAGATCGCAAACGAGACAAAAAATAGAAAACTGGGCACATTGATAATTAGAGGAGATGGGATAGAATATATCTATCCTGCTGAATAA